One segment of Kogia breviceps isolate mKogBre1 chromosome 14, mKogBre1 haplotype 1, whole genome shotgun sequence DNA contains the following:
- the RBAK gene encoding RB-associated KRAB zinc finger protein isoform X1, with product MNESQGPVSFTDVAVDFTQEEWQQLDPDEKTTYRDVMLENYSHLVSVGYDSAKPNVILKLEQGEEPWVAADGEFPRQFHPEEVWKVDDLMGRAEENKDECSRQAVSINSRTLTEEREVAFDKTYNMEISLVPSNLMSHNCVSCGKTLGSTSELIISDGSYARKKPDECSECGKTFHGEKLYEFHQNGEAFSQNEESIQKISILEKPFEYNECTEALDNEAVFITHKRAYMGEKPYDWNDSGSDFIQMSSFNVYQRSQMELKPFECSECGKSFCKKSKFIIHQRAHTGEKPYECNVCGKSFSQKGTLTVHRRSHLEEKPYKCNECGKTFCQKLHLTQHLRTHSGEKPYECNECGKTFCQKTHLTLHQRNHSGERPYPCNECGKSFSRKSALSDHQRTHTGEKLYKCNECGKSYYRKSTLITHQRTHTGEKPYQCSECGKFFSRVSYLTIHYRSHLEEKPYECNECGKTFNLNSAFIRHRKVHTDEKPHECSECGKFSYLTDHHTTHLGEKPYECSECGKTILESSAFDGHQSLPKGEKSYECNICGKLFSELSYYTIHYRSHSEEKPYGCNECGKTFSHNSSLFRHQRVHTGEKPYECYECGKFFSQKSYLTIHHRIHSGEKPYECSKCGKVFSRMSNLTVHYRSHSGEKPYECNECGKVFSQKSYLTVHYRTHSGEKPYECNECGKKFHHRSAFNSHQRIHRRGNMNVLDMGMLL from the exons ATGAATGAATCCCAG GGGCCAGTGTCATTCACGGACGTGGCCGTGGACTTCACCCAGGAGGAGTGGCAGCAGCTGGACCCTGATGAGAAGACAACCTACCGGGACGTGATGCTGGAGAACTACAGCCACCTGGTCTCCGTGG GGTACGACAGCGCCAAACCGAACGTGATCCTCAAGTTGGAGCAGGGAGAGGAGCCCTGGGTAGCGGCGGACGGCGAGTTCCCACGGCAGTTTCACCCAG aaGAAGTCTGGAAAGTTGATGACCTGATGGGGAGAGCCGAAGAAAATAAAGACGAATGCTCAAGGCAAGCTGTTTCTATCAACAGCAGAACCCTgactgaggagagagaggttgcaTTTGATAAAACTTATAACATGGAAATAAGCCTTGTTCCTTCAAACCTAATGTCTCATAATTGTGTCTCATGTGGAAAGACTTTGGGATCTACTTCAGAGTTAATTATTAGTGATGGAAGCTATGCAAGAAAGAAACCTGATGAGTGTAGTGAATGTGGGAAAACATTTCATGGAGAGAAACTCTATGAATTTCATCAGAATGGGGAAGCCTTTTCTCAAAATGAAGAAAGTATTCAGAAAATTAGTATTTTGGAGAAACCCTTTGAATATAATGAATGCACAGAAGCCTTAGACAATGAAGCTGTTTTCATTACTCATAAGAGAGCTTATATGGGGGAGAAGCCCTATGATTGGAATGATTCTGGATCAGACTTCATCCAGATGTCAAGTTTTAATGTATACCAGAGATCACAGATGGAATTGAAGCCCTTTGAATGCAGTGAGTGTGGAAAATCCTTCTGTAAAAAGTCAAAATTCATTATACACCAGAGGgctcacacaggagagaaaccttacGAATGTAACGTATGTGGAAAATCCTTCAGCCAAAAAGGAACCCTCACAGTACATCGGAGATCACACTTAGAGGAGAAGCCCTATAAATGCAATGAGTGTGGGAAAACATTCTGTCAGAAGTTACACCTCACTCAACACCTGAGGACTCActcaggagagaaaccctatgaatgtaatgaatgtgggaaaaccttcTGCCAAAAGACACATCTCACCTTACACCAGAGAAACCATTCAGGAGAGAGACCGTATCCATGTAACGAATGTGGGAAATCCTTCTCCCGCAAGTCAGCCCTCAGCGACCATCAGAGAACACACACGGGAGAGAAACTttataaatgtaatgaatgtgggaaatcctACTACCGAAAATCCACCCTTATTACACATCAGAGaacacacacaggagagaaaccgtATCAGtgtagtgaatgtgggaaattcttTTCTCGGGTGTCATACCTCACTATCCATTACAGAAGTCATTTAgaagagaaaccctatgaatgcaaTGAATGTGGCAAAACCTTCAATCTAAACTCAGCCTTCATTAGACATCGGAAAGTACACACAGATGAGAAACCCCACGAATGTAGTGAGTGTGGAAAGTTCTCATATCTCACCGACCATCACACAACTCACttaggagagaaaccctatgaatgtagtGAATGTGGGAAAACCATCCTTGAAAGTTCAGCCTTCGATGGGCACCAGTCActtcccaaaggggaaaagtcCTATGAATGTAACATATGCGGGAAATTGTTCTCTGAGCTGTCGTACTATACTATACATTATAGAAGTCATTCAGAAGAGAAGCCCTACGGATGTAACGAATGCGGGAAAACCTTCTCCCATAACTCATCCCTCTTTAGGCATCAAAGAgtccacacaggagagaaaccctatgagtgTTATGAATGTGGGAAGTTTTTCTCTCAGAAGTCTTACCTCACTATACATCATAGAATTCATTCAGGAGAGAAGCCCTATGAATGTAGTAAGTGCGGCAAAGTTTTCTCTCGGATGTCAAACCTCACCGTACACTATAGAAGCCATTCAGGAGAGAAGCCCTATGAATGTAACGAATGTGGGAAAGTCTTTTCTCAGAAGTCATACCTCACTGTGCATTATAGAACTCATTCAGGAGAGAAGCCctatgaatgtaatgaatgtgggaaaaaGTTCCACCACAGGTCAGCCTTCAATAGCCATCAGAGAATTCACAGGAGAGGGAATATGAACGTACTTGACATGGGAATGCTCCTCTGA
- the RBAK gene encoding RB-associated KRAB zinc finger protein isoform X2, with product MGRAEENKDECSRQAVSINSRTLTEEREVAFDKTYNMEISLVPSNLMSHNCVSCGKTLGSTSELIISDGSYARKKPDECSECGKTFHGEKLYEFHQNGEAFSQNEESIQKISILEKPFEYNECTEALDNEAVFITHKRAYMGEKPYDWNDSGSDFIQMSSFNVYQRSQMELKPFECSECGKSFCKKSKFIIHQRAHTGEKPYECNVCGKSFSQKGTLTVHRRSHLEEKPYKCNECGKTFCQKLHLTQHLRTHSGEKPYECNECGKTFCQKTHLTLHQRNHSGERPYPCNECGKSFSRKSALSDHQRTHTGEKLYKCNECGKSYYRKSTLITHQRTHTGEKPYQCSECGKFFSRVSYLTIHYRSHLEEKPYECNECGKTFNLNSAFIRHRKVHTDEKPHECSECGKFSYLTDHHTTHLGEKPYECSECGKTILESSAFDGHQSLPKGEKSYECNICGKLFSELSYYTIHYRSHSEEKPYGCNECGKTFSHNSSLFRHQRVHTGEKPYECYECGKFFSQKSYLTIHHRIHSGEKPYECSKCGKVFSRMSNLTVHYRSHSGEKPYECNECGKVFSQKSYLTVHYRTHSGEKPYECNECGKKFHHRSAFNSHQRIHRRGNMNVLDMGMLL from the coding sequence ATGGGGAGAGCCGAAGAAAATAAAGACGAATGCTCAAGGCAAGCTGTTTCTATCAACAGCAGAACCCTgactgaggagagagaggttgcaTTTGATAAAACTTATAACATGGAAATAAGCCTTGTTCCTTCAAACCTAATGTCTCATAATTGTGTCTCATGTGGAAAGACTTTGGGATCTACTTCAGAGTTAATTATTAGTGATGGAAGCTATGCAAGAAAGAAACCTGATGAGTGTAGTGAATGTGGGAAAACATTTCATGGAGAGAAACTCTATGAATTTCATCAGAATGGGGAAGCCTTTTCTCAAAATGAAGAAAGTATTCAGAAAATTAGTATTTTGGAGAAACCCTTTGAATATAATGAATGCACAGAAGCCTTAGACAATGAAGCTGTTTTCATTACTCATAAGAGAGCTTATATGGGGGAGAAGCCCTATGATTGGAATGATTCTGGATCAGACTTCATCCAGATGTCAAGTTTTAATGTATACCAGAGATCACAGATGGAATTGAAGCCCTTTGAATGCAGTGAGTGTGGAAAATCCTTCTGTAAAAAGTCAAAATTCATTATACACCAGAGGgctcacacaggagagaaaccttacGAATGTAACGTATGTGGAAAATCCTTCAGCCAAAAAGGAACCCTCACAGTACATCGGAGATCACACTTAGAGGAGAAGCCCTATAAATGCAATGAGTGTGGGAAAACATTCTGTCAGAAGTTACACCTCACTCAACACCTGAGGACTCActcaggagagaaaccctatgaatgtaatgaatgtgggaaaaccttcTGCCAAAAGACACATCTCACCTTACACCAGAGAAACCATTCAGGAGAGAGACCGTATCCATGTAACGAATGTGGGAAATCCTTCTCCCGCAAGTCAGCCCTCAGCGACCATCAGAGAACACACACGGGAGAGAAACTttataaatgtaatgaatgtgggaaatcctACTACCGAAAATCCACCCTTATTACACATCAGAGaacacacacaggagagaaaccgtATCAGtgtagtgaatgtgggaaattcttTTCTCGGGTGTCATACCTCACTATCCATTACAGAAGTCATTTAgaagagaaaccctatgaatgcaaTGAATGTGGCAAAACCTTCAATCTAAACTCAGCCTTCATTAGACATCGGAAAGTACACACAGATGAGAAACCCCACGAATGTAGTGAGTGTGGAAAGTTCTCATATCTCACCGACCATCACACAACTCACttaggagagaaaccctatgaatgtagtGAATGTGGGAAAACCATCCTTGAAAGTTCAGCCTTCGATGGGCACCAGTCActtcccaaaggggaaaagtcCTATGAATGTAACATATGCGGGAAATTGTTCTCTGAGCTGTCGTACTATACTATACATTATAGAAGTCATTCAGAAGAGAAGCCCTACGGATGTAACGAATGCGGGAAAACCTTCTCCCATAACTCATCCCTCTTTAGGCATCAAAGAgtccacacaggagagaaaccctatgagtgTTATGAATGTGGGAAGTTTTTCTCTCAGAAGTCTTACCTCACTATACATCATAGAATTCATTCAGGAGAGAAGCCCTATGAATGTAGTAAGTGCGGCAAAGTTTTCTCTCGGATGTCAAACCTCACCGTACACTATAGAAGCCATTCAGGAGAGAAGCCCTATGAATGTAACGAATGTGGGAAAGTCTTTTCTCAGAAGTCATACCTCACTGTGCATTATAGAACTCATTCAGGAGAGAAGCCctatgaatgtaatgaatgtgggaaaaaGTTCCACCACAGGTCAGCCTTCAATAGCCATCAGAGAATTCACAGGAGAGGGAATATGAACGTACTTGACATGGGAATGCTCCTCTGA